Below is a genomic region from Prevotella melaninogenica.
CAGTTGTTGCAGTTTTTGCAGTTTTTGCAGTTATCCCAAGTTTAACAGGCAAAATTATTTTTCATAAATTTTCGGGATGTTTTGTGTAGTATCAATTTGATAAATGATTGATAATCAAGTATAGGGTATTGTTGCGAGGAGTAAAATCTGATTTGTAGGACACAGCCATATCAAAATTATTTTGTTACTTTGCACTCATGCACGCAAATGTACAGACACGATTCAACCCTGCCACAGGCGACATGGCTCCTTATTATCGCATCAAGGAGTCATATCGTGATGTGCAGGGTCATGTACACTCGCTAATTCTGTTGAACATCGGTTTTGAACCTTCACTTACTGCTGTACAGGTTCGAAAAATTGCATACGCTCTTACCGAACGCTTCAAAACCAGAAGTACACCCTCGCTTTTTAAAAAACATCTTGACGGACTTACTCCTATTGAACAGGCAAAGGCTGACGAATGGTGGAGCCGTATGGAGAAAGAAGGTGGAATCGATCGGTTTAATAAGGAAGAGCAGAAGTCGCTGAGAAAATATGAGAACTATATTGACCTTGAGACGGCAAACTATACTGACGCAAGGAATGTTGGCGCAGAGTGGCTCTGCAAGCAGACAATAGACAAGCTGCAGTTAGAGGGTTTTCTGCGCAAAAATGGGTGGACGGAGAATGCGATACACACGGCTTTGTCAGCATTGATTGTCCGTACGGTATATGCTGTCTCTGAATGTTCATCTTATTATTATTTGCGCGATAACTCGGCTGCCGCTGAACTTTATAGTGGAGCTCCTGGCTGGACACCAGGGATCAATTCTCTGTATAAAATCACTGACAAGTTATATGAACTAAAGGAACAGTTAGAGCGTCATTTGTGCAGCGTTACTGACGATCTCTTTAATATAGACAACAAGTTGATGCTCTTCGACTTAACCAACTTCTATTTCGAGGGTAGTAAGCGTAATAGCGATAAAGCCAAGTTCGGTCGATCAAAAGAAAAACGCTCTGACTGTAAACTACTTGTACTTGCATTATGTATCAATAAAGAAGGTTTTATACGTTATTCTTCTATCTTGGAGGGTAATACAGCAGATCCCAAGTCTCTACCCAATATGATTGATACGCTGGCAAAGAGGAATCCATCAAGAACAAAGGATACGCTCGTTGTCATGGATGCAGGTGTTGCCACGGAAGAGAACTTGGAGTTAATAAAGAGAAAGGGTTACAATTATCTCTGCGTATCCCGTACGAAAATGAAAAACTATACGCTCAGTGATGATAACAAGAGTGTTACGGTAATGGATGCCCGTCGGCAGAAGATAACGCTGAAAGAGGTTAAGACAGAGGATGATGAGGATTATTATCTCGAAATAACATCTCCTTCGAAAGCTATGACAGAGTCGTCCATGAACAGGGTTTGGAGAGAGCGTTTTGAGATGGAACTGCAGAGGATAAACGAAGGAATCTCCAAGAAAGGTGGAACAAAAACCTATGAAAAGGTTGTTGAACGTACAGGACGTGCCATACAGAAGTACCCTTCTATAGCGAAGTTCTACCGGATTAGCTACATAAAAAACGAGAAGAAACCCAAGCAGATGCTGCGTGTAGACTGGGAGATAAAAGACCTCTCGGAAATGGAATCTGGTCACGGAGTCTATTTCCTCCGCAGCAATGTCAGGACACTTTCTGAGCGTGTGACATGGGAATACTACAATCTTATTCGTGAGATAGAATGTACGAACAGACAACTAAAGAATGATCTCAACCTCCGTCCTATCTATCATCAGAAAGATGAGCGAAGCGATGCACACCTTTTCTTCGGTTTATTAGCCTACTGGGTGGTAAACACCATCCGTTGTCAATTAAAACGAGAAGGAGAATCCTGTTACTGGACCGAGATAGTACGACGTATGAGCATCCAAAAGCTCGTCACCACAAAAGGGAAGAATCCATTAGGTGAAACCATCGAGATGCGCCAATGTAGTAGTCCTTCGAAGCAAGCAAAACAAATATACGATAAGTTGGACTTAAAACACTCACCATTCAAAAAGAATAAAATTTGTAGGACACAGAGCCCATAAGAAAAACGAGGAAAGTACGGTAACAGTAACAATTAGGCGAAGGTGGGTGTTAAACTTGGGTTATTGCAGTTATTGTTAGAAGATGGCATTATATTGGAACAAATTGGATTTTAAATTATTAATTTTAATCTAAATTTGAAGTATGAAGAGAATTAAAAACATTTTCTATGCTATCTTTTTAGCATTCCTATTCTGCAATCCTACATGTGCACAGAATGATGTGAAGATTACAAAGGTGGGTAAACTCGTTCAGGAGTCCCTCCCTTCAACTTGGGAGCGCGACACCTTCATGACCTATTACATTGCTGCTGAAGCGGATAGTACGGAACGCTTTATCAAAGAAGAGAACTGGAATCCCGCCTATGAGAAACGATATACACCTTACAATAATGTGTCACTACCTTTAATCGACGAATGCTTTGCTAAGTCCATAAGTGCGGTTCTTACAGAAGAACAAAAGAAGCTCTTAAACCTCATTGGAAAACGAAGAAATATTATGTGGTCTGAGTTCTATGTCTTTATAAATAGCAAAAAGAGGTTTGTGAAGATCGAAATGAGGAGTAGCACCGCAAAATACTTAACCCAAGAGCAGATTTATGAGATTCTCCGTTTATACAGCAATTGTGAGTTACCAATACACCCTGTAGTAGGAGCGTTTAAAGAAAAAGAATACTATATTACAGGGGCAACTATCAAAAGAATAAAATAATAGTTCGAACAGAGTTCTCATCAGTACGTCATAATTATGATTACCGCTGTGGGAAAAATGAAAAAGTAAAAGGTCTAACATCAAAAGTCAAAGGTCAAACATCAAATT
It encodes:
- a CDS encoding IS1634 family transposase is translated as MHANVQTRFNPATGDMAPYYRIKESYRDVQGHVHSLILLNIGFEPSLTAVQVRKIAYALTERFKTRSTPSLFKKHLDGLTPIEQAKADEWWSRMEKEGGIDRFNKEEQKSLRKYENYIDLETANYTDARNVGAEWLCKQTIDKLQLEGFLRKNGWTENAIHTALSALIVRTVYAVSECSSYYYLRDNSAAAELYSGAPGWTPGINSLYKITDKLYELKEQLERHLCSVTDDLFNIDNKLMLFDLTNFYFEGSKRNSDKAKFGRSKEKRSDCKLLVLALCINKEGFIRYSSILEGNTADPKSLPNMIDTLAKRNPSRTKDTLVVMDAGVATEENLELIKRKGYNYLCVSRTKMKNYTLSDDNKSVTVMDARRQKITLKEVKTEDDEDYYLEITSPSKAMTESSMNRVWRERFEMELQRINEGISKKGGTKTYEKVVERTGRAIQKYPSIAKFYRISYIKNEKKPKQMLRVDWEIKDLSEMESGHGVYFLRSNVRTLSERVTWEYYNLIREIECTNRQLKNDLNLRPIYHQKDERSDAHLFFGLLAYWVVNTIRCQLKREGESCYWTEIVRRMSIQKLVTTKGKNPLGETIEMRQCSSPSKQAKQIYDKLDLKHSPFKKNKICRTQSP